A genomic stretch from Azospirillum brasilense includes:
- a CDS encoding glycosyltransferase family 2 protein: MSTDGAFGYFIERVEVGTELRIEGWAFHNRHGLCGFEVVIDGGQRPPAIHVQRGIDRHDVGLAIGNPLADRSGFAVVAALPLSTSAVVLRLTAGGEEFLVPLMLREGLSLRSWQLACERGPGAVEYSFLTERGLRYAAALPSSLARAREALDRFEAASPERETPCIAPVTIIVPVYGGKPFLIPLVHALIETVESRHHIVFIDDGNPDRSITAFLIALATSLDHVTLVAKPANEGYLKAVVSGLEVATRLNPDGHVVLLNTDVEVPPGWLERLVGPIERTPRIASTTPFTNAGTICGFPAMPEDNAPFLGAAVQDIDGVFATLKDVAPVEVPTGVGFCMALNRKALRDIGGFDLAAFGRGYGEEVDWCRRAMRHGYVNVAVPNLYVHHKHGGSFTSQEKQSQIAASGEIIRQRYPEFDAEVQDFIRADPLRPLRAAAVVRILGRSDRLRTVLLFDHSGKGGAALFRTKEVARLQAAGRTVLLVRPAVQPVLGMPDGALDVELLHREATVRFPANDLTDVAALAKALPLAEVVVNSLVGYRNPEAVMAFARSLRLEWGVPLRLLHHDYFPICPSLNLIDSEDRFCGVPDPERCRSCIPINAHVHWPGTDAGWSGAFGMELDGTFDMAAYRRAWQDFFDLADRHVVFSRSALGTLRRAFVLPDERVRIMPHLVDHLMVTPLPPPPSGPVASIAVVGGINVAKGSRMLEGVVRLAEAQALPLLFELFGNIDRPIQSPHFRDNGSYTPEELRSRLAQHGCRAIFLPSIWPETYCYILDEVVGLGLPVVVFDMGAPAERLRHCANGFVVPAVTPEAALSALWRAVGQSTTVCP; encoded by the coding sequence ATGAGCACAGACGGGGCGTTCGGGTACTTCATCGAGCGGGTGGAGGTCGGCACCGAACTGCGGATCGAAGGCTGGGCTTTCCACAACCGGCACGGTCTTTGCGGTTTCGAGGTGGTGATCGACGGGGGGCAGCGTCCGCCCGCCATCCATGTCCAAAGGGGAATCGACCGGCACGACGTCGGGCTTGCCATCGGAAACCCTCTGGCCGACCGTTCGGGGTTCGCGGTGGTCGCGGCCCTGCCGCTCAGCACGTCGGCCGTCGTCCTGCGGCTGACCGCCGGAGGCGAGGAATTCCTCGTGCCGTTGATGCTGCGTGAAGGCTTGTCGTTGCGCAGTTGGCAACTCGCCTGCGAGCGTGGTCCGGGGGCGGTGGAATACAGCTTCCTGACCGAGCGTGGTTTGCGCTACGCCGCGGCCTTGCCATCGTCCCTGGCGCGGGCGCGGGAGGCGCTCGATCGGTTCGAAGCGGCCTCGCCGGAGCGGGAGACGCCGTGCATCGCTCCCGTGACCATCATTGTGCCGGTCTACGGCGGCAAGCCGTTTCTGATCCCATTGGTGCACGCGCTGATCGAGACGGTCGAATCCCGGCACCACATCGTCTTCATCGACGACGGCAATCCCGATCGCAGCATAACCGCCTTCCTGATCGCGCTCGCCACGTCGCTGGACCATGTGACGCTTGTGGCCAAACCAGCGAACGAAGGCTATCTGAAGGCTGTCGTCAGCGGGCTGGAGGTCGCAACCCGGCTGAACCCCGACGGTCACGTCGTTCTCCTGAACACCGACGTCGAGGTACCGCCCGGCTGGTTGGAGCGGCTGGTCGGTCCGATCGAGCGGACGCCCCGCATCGCCAGCACCACTCCGTTCACCAACGCCGGCACCATCTGCGGATTTCCGGCCATGCCGGAGGACAACGCGCCCTTTCTCGGTGCGGCGGTCCAGGACATCGACGGGGTTTTCGCGACCTTGAAGGACGTCGCGCCGGTGGAGGTGCCGACCGGTGTCGGATTCTGCATGGCCTTGAACCGCAAGGCATTGCGCGACATCGGCGGTTTCGACCTGGCCGCATTCGGGCGTGGCTATGGCGAGGAAGTGGACTGGTGCCGCCGCGCCATGCGCCACGGCTACGTCAACGTGGCGGTCCCCAACCTCTACGTCCATCACAAGCACGGCGGCAGCTTCACCAGTCAGGAGAAGCAAAGCCAGATCGCCGCGTCCGGGGAGATCATCCGGCAGCGTTATCCCGAGTTTGATGCGGAAGTGCAGGACTTCATCCGCGCCGACCCATTGCGCCCTCTTCGGGCCGCCGCGGTCGTGCGCATTCTGGGGCGTTCCGACCGGTTGCGGACGGTGCTGCTGTTCGACCATTCGGGCAAGGGCGGTGCTGCGCTGTTCCGCACCAAGGAAGTGGCGCGCTTGCAGGCGGCTGGCCGGACGGTCCTGCTGGTGCGGCCGGCGGTGCAGCCGGTCCTTGGCATGCCGGACGGCGCGCTTGATGTCGAGCTTCTGCATCGTGAGGCCACAGTCCGGTTTCCGGCGAACGACCTGACCGACGTCGCGGCCTTGGCCAAGGCGCTGCCTCTGGCGGAGGTGGTGGTCAATTCACTGGTCGGCTATCGGAACCCCGAAGCGGTGATGGCGTTCGCCCGGTCGCTTCGCCTGGAGTGGGGAGTCCCGCTGCGCCTCCTGCATCACGACTACTTTCCGATCTGCCCGTCGCTGAACCTGATCGATTCCGAAGATCGCTTCTGCGGCGTGCCGGATCCCGAACGCTGCCGATCCTGCATTCCCATCAACGCTCACGTCCATTGGCCGGGCACCGATGCCGGCTGGAGCGGCGCCTTCGGAATGGAGCTGGACGGAACCTTCGACATGGCGGCCTACCGCCGGGCCTGGCAGGACTTCTTTGATCTCGCCGACCGGCACGTCGTCTTTTCAAGGAGCGCGCTTGGCACGTTGCGGCGGGCCTTCGTATTGCCGGACGAGCGGGTGCGTATCATGCCGCATCTGGTCGATCATCTGATGGTCACGCCATTGCCGCCGCCACCATCCGGCCCGGTCGCCAGCATCGCGGTCGTTGGGGGCATCAACGTGGCCAAGGGCTCGCGGATGCTGGAGGGGGTGGTGCGGCTGGCGGAGGCGCAGGCGCTGCCCTTGCTGTTCGAACTGTTCGGCAACATCGACCGTCCGATTCAATCGCCCCATTTCCGGGACAACGGCTCCTACACGCCGGAGGAACTGCGCAGCCGTCTTGCGCAACATGGTTGCCGTGCCATCTTCCTGCCGTCGATCTGGCCGGAAACCTATTGCTACATTCTGGACGAGGTGGTCGGCCTCGGCCTGCCAGTCGTGGTTTTCGACATGGGGGCGCCTGCCGAGCGGCTGCGGCACTGCGCGAACGGCTTCGTCGTTCCAGCGGTCACGCCCGAAGCCGCCCTGTCCGCATTGTGGCGGGCGGTGGGGCAGTCCACCACGGTCTGCCCGTAA
- a CDS encoding glycosyltransferase family 61 protein: MRPTQIALPDDSVILTLTSPGFDAAYPRLVNGDLIPDSVRQVMEWAWSTLRFPERPVRVARLADVWVAKEGLVFDRGGNLYRETITQHSETEIDQAHDAVLASMRHWEEMGWAADREGPVLLCKKRGVGNYGHWMMEMLPKAHLVHDRLSDLGSRFLVAQAPEHLNNSMAFSLSMLGIDLARTIVADDTPRRFADLLLVDGLTEHGGYMSPLVLDTVDAMARDVASAGVEQLFVTRRSTGIRRIVDEDALAAQAEARGYRVVEPGLLDLPQQIALFKGASRIIGVMGAAMTNIAFAPPGARVINLTPAGMPDTFFWFIATLRGLDYTEIRCAQSGPVRGIMPWDTDLILSPDNRDSIFAD, translated from the coding sequence ATGCGTCCGACACAAATCGCCCTGCCGGATGACTCGGTCATCCTCACCCTGACCTCGCCGGGGTTCGACGCCGCTTATCCCCGTCTCGTCAACGGGGACCTAATCCCGGACTCTGTCCGGCAGGTGATGGAATGGGCGTGGAGCACCCTGCGCTTTCCAGAGCGTCCGGTGCGGGTGGCGCGCCTCGCCGACGTGTGGGTGGCCAAGGAGGGGTTGGTCTTCGACCGCGGCGGCAATCTCTATCGCGAAACCATCACCCAGCATTCCGAAACGGAGATCGATCAGGCCCATGACGCCGTCCTGGCCTCCATGCGGCACTGGGAGGAGATGGGGTGGGCTGCCGACCGCGAGGGGCCGGTCCTCCTGTGCAAGAAGCGTGGCGTCGGCAACTATGGGCACTGGATGATGGAGATGCTGCCCAAGGCTCATCTCGTCCATGACCGTCTTTCGGATCTCGGCTCGCGGTTTCTCGTCGCGCAGGCGCCGGAGCATCTGAACAACTCGATGGCCTTCTCCCTGTCCATGCTGGGGATCGATCTGGCGCGGACCATCGTCGCCGACGACACGCCACGGCGCTTTGCCGACCTTCTGCTGGTGGATGGCCTGACGGAGCATGGCGGCTACATGTCACCGCTCGTCCTGGACACGGTGGATGCCATGGCGCGGGACGTGGCTTCCGCCGGCGTGGAGCAGCTGTTCGTCACCCGCCGATCCACGGGAATCCGCCGCATCGTGGACGAGGATGCCCTCGCCGCCCAGGCCGAGGCCCGGGGTTACCGGGTGGTCGAGCCGGGGCTTCTCGACCTGCCGCAGCAGATCGCGCTGTTCAAGGGCGCCTCGCGGATCATCGGCGTCATGGGAGCGGCCATGACCAACATTGCCTTCGCCCCGCCCGGTGCGCGCGTCATCAACTTGACGCCAGCCGGCATGCCCGACACGTTCTTCTGGTTCATCGCAACTCTGCGTGGTCTTGATTATACGGAAATCCGCTGCGCGCAGAGCGGCCCGGTTCGAGGCATCATGCCATGGGACACCGATCTGATCCTTTCCCCGGACAACCGGGACAGCATCTTCGCCGATTGA
- a CDS encoding mannose-1-phosphate guanylyltransferase/mannose-6-phosphate isomerase, with protein MTNASQNSRIHPVILSGGAGVRLWPMSREQYPKQFLPLCSERSMLQDTAGRVSDAARFADPLIVCNQEHRFVIAEQMRQTGRGTARIVLEPVGRNTAPAAAVAALIVAEQDPDGQILLLPADHAIQDQDAFLQAVATAAAAAASGHLATFGIVPTAPETGYGYIRRGGAVEGHGGAFRVAAFVEKPPREQAERYLAEKDFFWNSGMFLLPVRQYLAELERWAPAVLEACRTALARGRSDLDFFRLDEEAFAASPNISIDYAVMERTEAAAVVPCSIGWTDVGAWSALWEIGVKDQGGNVCHGDAVAWDSRGCYVRSEDGALVALLGMEDTVVVATEDAILVAAKDRAQDIKPLVEHLKTQGRSEPLLHRRVHRPWGFYQSLHAGDRFQVKRLTVSPGARLSLQKHYHRAEHWVVVNGTALVTRGDEQILLRENESVYIPLGTPHRLENPGKVPLNLIEVQSGSYLGEDDIVRFDDHYGRS; from the coding sequence ATGACGAACGCCTCACAGAACAGCCGGATACACCCCGTGATCTTGTCCGGCGGTGCAGGAGTCCGGCTCTGGCCTATGTCGCGGGAGCAATATCCCAAGCAGTTCCTGCCGCTCTGCTCGGAACGTTCGATGTTGCAGGACACCGCGGGGCGGGTTTCCGATGCTGCGCGCTTCGCCGATCCGCTGATCGTCTGCAACCAGGAGCATCGCTTCGTCATCGCCGAACAGATGCGCCAAACCGGGCGCGGCACGGCGCGCATCGTTCTTGAACCGGTCGGGCGCAACACCGCTCCCGCCGCCGCGGTCGCCGCCCTGATCGTGGCGGAGCAGGACCCCGACGGGCAGATCCTGCTGCTGCCGGCCGACCACGCGATCCAGGATCAGGACGCCTTCCTTCAGGCGGTCGCCACGGCGGCGGCGGCGGCGGCATCCGGCCATCTGGCCACTTTCGGCATCGTCCCGACCGCGCCGGAGACCGGCTATGGCTACATCCGCCGGGGTGGCGCGGTGGAGGGGCACGGGGGTGCTTTCCGGGTCGCCGCCTTCGTGGAGAAGCCTCCGCGTGAGCAGGCTGAGCGCTATCTGGCGGAAAAGGATTTCTTCTGGAACAGCGGCATGTTCCTGCTGCCGGTCCGCCAGTATCTCGCTGAGCTGGAGCGCTGGGCGCCGGCGGTCCTGGAGGCCTGCCGGACGGCGCTTGCCCGCGGCCGCTCCGACCTCGACTTCTTCCGCCTGGACGAGGAGGCTTTCGCCGCCTCCCCCAACATCTCCATCGACTACGCGGTGATGGAGCGCACCGAGGCTGCCGCCGTGGTGCCCTGCAGCATCGGCTGGACCGATGTCGGCGCTTGGTCGGCGCTGTGGGAGATTGGCGTCAAGGACCAGGGCGGCAATGTCTGCCACGGTGACGCCGTCGCCTGGGACAGCCGCGGCTGCTACGTCCGCAGCGAGGACGGCGCGCTTGTCGCCTTGCTCGGCATGGAGGACACGGTGGTGGTCGCCACCGAGGACGCCATCCTGGTCGCCGCCAAGGACCGGGCACAGGACATCAAGCCGCTGGTCGAGCACCTGAAGACGCAGGGTCGCAGCGAGCCGCTGCTGCATCGCCGGGTGCACCGCCCCTGGGGCTTCTACCAGTCCCTGCACGCCGGCGACCGCTTCCAGGTGAAGCGGCTGACGGTGTCTCCGGGCGCCCGCCTGTCGCTGCAGAAGCATTATCACCGCGCGGAGCACTGGGTGGTGGTGAACGGCACCGCGCTGGTCACCCGCGGCGACGAGCAGATCCTGCTGCGCGAGAACGAGTCCGTCTATATCCCGTTGGGCACCCCGCATCGGCTGGAGAACCCCGGGAAGGTCCCGCTGAACCTGATCGAGGTGCAGTCCGGCTCCTATCTGGGAGAAGACGACATCGTCCGTTTCGACGACCATTACGGCCGCTCGTAG
- a CDS encoding glycosyltransferase family 2 protein, whose translation MLKGRFPATGVEGSAPVVPEQDAAPAFTIITPCLNRAALVAEAVESVLAQDGVTVEHIVVDGGSTDGTLEVLARYPHLRVLTGPDRGVYDAINRGLGIARGSVVGHLNSDDLLLPGALTAVARALATAPEADAACGGATVVETGSGLDGTERPREACGYDDPAMKRLRPFDLCRGVPMINARFFRRSLYERVGGYDPSYRYAGDREFLIRAWTAGMKTVPVAERVYLYRQHDGSMTIVGGMRHMVPWLDEHLRLARRVMDDPASSPALRREARDWHAFELGRAAARALTTGSAGQAARLAFAGIATDPIWPARFARQASGYCLRHYCLRRRERAKERPDTL comes from the coding sequence ATGCTTAAAGGACGGTTTCCGGCGACCGGCGTCGAGGGCTCCGCACCGGTCGTGCCAGAGCAGGACGCCGCTCCCGCCTTCACCATCATCACCCCCTGCCTGAACCGCGCCGCCCTGGTGGCGGAGGCGGTGGAAAGCGTGCTGGCCCAGGACGGGGTAACGGTTGAGCACATCGTGGTGGACGGCGGCTCCACCGACGGCACGCTGGAGGTCCTGGCGCGCTACCCGCATCTGCGCGTGCTCACCGGACCGGACCGGGGCGTCTACGACGCCATCAACCGTGGGCTGGGGATTGCGCGCGGCTCGGTCGTCGGCCATCTGAACAGCGACGACCTCCTGCTTCCGGGGGCACTGACCGCCGTGGCCCGCGCCCTGGCCACGGCGCCGGAGGCCGACGCGGCCTGCGGTGGCGCCACGGTGGTCGAAACCGGTTCCGGGCTCGACGGAACCGAACGGCCACGGGAAGCCTGCGGCTACGACGATCCGGCGATGAAAAGGCTGCGCCCCTTCGACCTGTGCCGCGGCGTGCCGATGATCAACGCCCGTTTCTTCCGACGCAGCCTGTACGAGCGGGTCGGCGGCTACGACCCGTCCTATCGCTACGCCGGCGACCGCGAGTTCCTGATCCGCGCCTGGACCGCCGGCATGAAAACCGTTCCTGTGGCGGAGCGGGTCTATCTCTACCGCCAGCATGACGGCTCGATGACCATCGTCGGCGGCATGCGGCACATGGTCCCATGGCTCGACGAACACCTGCGGCTCGCCCGCCGGGTGATGGACGATCCGGCCAGTTCGCCGGCCCTGCGCCGCGAAGCCCGGGACTGGCACGCCTTCGAACTGGGCCGGGCCGCCGCCCGCGCCCTGACCACGGGCAGTGCCGGGCAGGCGGCACGACTGGCCTTTGCCGGCATCGCCACCGACCCCATCTGGCCGGCCCGATTCGCGCGGCAGGCGAGCGGCTATTGCCTTCGCCACTATTGCCTTCGCCGTCGCGAACGGGCAAAGGAACGCCCCGATACACTCTGA
- a CDS encoding glycosyltransferase family 4 protein translates to MPSSQSPSAPGFADFVERLASTEPVARILAVGSGPGRDALRRGLERNPLRPSLTETGSGNGIVITPPNAHEIGETWLRLRNDADLPPLAGLLAELEEDLKRHPAPPPEAGARRTRGGFGMVLIEDAGFTGLRALDRADDTATVVIRTSSASGSGWLMRRRLRDEPDWETIAEGGDWAAFRRRPVESGTDLPIHFFTIVLNGEPFIRYHEAVFASLPLRWHWHIVEGVASLSHDTGWSLASGGRVLDSVHDRGRSNDGTSAYLDELAARHPDRITIHRKPLDSFWDGKREMVNAPLPHIREAGLLWQVDADELWTAEQIRTVHAMFQANPKRTAAFYWCDYFVGPERIISTRHNYAQNPQQEWLRTWRFEPGMTWAAHEPPTLVGADGKDGAQIDPFTQDEMEEAGVVFQHFAYATEAQAAFKESYYGYKDARAHWRRLQEEVTGSALLRDYLPWVSDETLADTAAARGVVPVAVPDEAAGNGAWRFPDPAEVAERRKALAPVRPKILVDGVFYQHLGSGIARVWTAVLQAWAATGFAEHVVLLDRAGTAPRIPGVHTRTIRRHDKASPGADSLYLERICREEGADLFVSTYYTAPTATPSVFMGYDMIPEALGFPLADETWREKHRAILHASSHIMISRNSARDLERLFPSVPPGSTSVAYCGAGDAFRPADAAEVDGFRKAHGLTGPYVLMVGERSGYQGYKNGLLLFRALGLGDPATHDLTVVCVGGGKEVEPMFRTLAPDTRTLRLSLTDEELRLAYAGAEALAYPSRYEGFGMPVVEAMACGCPVVTCANSSLIEVAGDAALFVGEDDAAGMVSALAAARDPERRAELVRRGLAQATRFTFGAMAEAMAAHLLDSAAKLKDGRLAPPPPVWQELRTTQAAGMAAGTGDEDDESPWVLRRRLQRSEQHLRTVQNELTSMQNSPFWRLRTVTLGILVRLGVNWRR, encoded by the coding sequence ATGCCCTCATCCCAGTCTCCGTCCGCACCCGGCTTCGCCGATTTCGTCGAACGGCTTGCAAGCACCGAGCCGGTCGCCCGGATTCTGGCGGTCGGTTCGGGACCGGGGCGGGACGCCCTGCGACGCGGGCTGGAACGCAACCCGCTGCGCCCGTCCCTGACGGAGACCGGAAGCGGGAATGGCATCGTCATCACGCCTCCCAACGCCCATGAGATCGGCGAAACGTGGCTGCGCCTCCGCAACGACGCCGATCTGCCGCCGCTCGCCGGGCTGCTCGCCGAACTCGAAGAGGATCTGAAGCGCCATCCCGCCCCACCTCCCGAGGCCGGCGCGCGGCGGACGCGCGGCGGTTTCGGAATGGTGCTGATCGAGGATGCCGGATTCACCGGGCTGCGCGCGCTGGACCGGGCCGACGACACCGCCACCGTCGTGATCCGAACCTCATCCGCGAGCGGCAGCGGCTGGCTGATGCGCCGCCGCCTGCGCGACGAGCCCGACTGGGAGACGATCGCCGAGGGCGGGGACTGGGCGGCCTTCCGGCGGCGTCCCGTGGAGTCCGGGACCGACCTGCCGATCCACTTCTTCACCATCGTTCTGAACGGCGAGCCCTTCATCCGTTACCACGAAGCGGTCTTCGCCTCGCTGCCCCTGCGGTGGCACTGGCACATCGTGGAGGGCGTGGCCTCGCTGTCCCACGACACCGGCTGGAGCCTGGCGTCCGGCGGACGGGTGCTGGACAGCGTGCACGACCGGGGCCGCAGCAACGACGGCACCTCCGCCTATCTGGACGAGCTGGCGGCCCGCCATCCGGACCGCATCACCATCCACCGCAAGCCGCTGGACTCCTTCTGGGACGGCAAGCGCGAGATGGTCAACGCCCCCCTGCCCCACATCCGCGAGGCCGGCCTGCTCTGGCAGGTGGACGCCGACGAGCTGTGGACGGCGGAGCAGATCCGCACCGTCCACGCCATGTTCCAGGCGAACCCGAAGCGCACCGCCGCCTTCTACTGGTGCGACTATTTCGTCGGGCCGGAGCGGATCATCAGCACGCGCCACAACTACGCCCAGAACCCGCAGCAGGAATGGCTGCGCACCTGGCGCTTCGAGCCCGGCATGACCTGGGCGGCGCACGAGCCGCCGACCCTCGTCGGCGCCGACGGCAAGGACGGCGCCCAGATCGACCCCTTCACCCAGGACGAGATGGAGGAGGCCGGCGTCGTCTTCCAGCATTTCGCCTACGCGACCGAGGCGCAGGCCGCCTTCAAGGAAAGCTATTACGGCTACAAGGACGCCCGCGCCCACTGGCGCCGCCTTCAGGAGGAGGTGACGGGATCGGCGCTGCTGCGCGACTACCTGCCCTGGGTGAGCGACGAGACCCTGGCCGACACCGCCGCCGCCCGTGGCGTGGTGCCCGTCGCCGTGCCGGATGAGGCGGCGGGCAACGGGGCTTGGCGCTTCCCCGATCCCGCGGAGGTCGCCGAACGCCGCAAGGCCCTGGCGCCGGTGCGTCCGAAGATCCTGGTGGACGGGGTCTTCTACCAGCATCTCGGCTCCGGCATCGCACGGGTCTGGACGGCGGTGCTCCAGGCCTGGGCCGCCACCGGCTTCGCGGAGCATGTCGTCCTGCTCGACCGCGCCGGCACCGCCCCGCGCATTCCCGGCGTGCACACCCGCACCATCCGCCGCCATGACAAGGCGTCCCCCGGCGCCGACAGCCTGTATCTGGAGCGGATCTGCCGGGAGGAGGGGGCGGATCTCTTCGTCTCCACCTACTACACGGCGCCGACCGCCACGCCCTCGGTCTTCATGGGCTACGACATGATCCCGGAGGCGCTGGGCTTTCCGCTCGCCGACGAGACCTGGCGGGAGAAGCACCGGGCGATCCTGCACGCCTCGTCCCACATCATGATCTCGCGGAATTCCGCCCGCGACCTGGAGCGGCTGTTCCCCTCGGTCCCGCCGGGCAGCACTTCGGTGGCCTACTGCGGCGCCGGGGACGCCTTCCGCCCGGCGGACGCGGCGGAGGTGGACGGCTTCCGCAAGGCGCACGGGCTGACCGGCCCGTATGTGCTGATGGTGGGCGAACGGTCCGGCTATCAGGGTTACAAGAACGGCCTTCTGCTGTTCCGCGCGCTCGGGCTGGGCGATCCGGCAACCCACGACCTGACGGTCGTGTGCGTGGGCGGCGGCAAGGAGGTGGAGCCGATGTTCCGCACCCTGGCCCCCGACACCCGGACGCTGCGCCTGTCGCTGACCGACGAGGAGCTGCGGCTGGCCTACGCCGGAGCGGAAGCCCTCGCCTACCCGTCGCGCTACGAGGGCTTCGGCATGCCGGTGGTGGAAGCGATGGCCTGCGGCTGTCCGGTCGTGACCTGCGCCAATTCCTCGCTGATCGAGGTGGCCGGCGACGCTGCACTGTTCGTGGGCGAGGACGATGCCGCGGGCATGGTTTCGGCCCTCGCCGCCGCCCGCGACCCAGAGCGCCGCGCCGAACTGGTCCGCCGCGGTCTGGCGCAGGCCACCCGCTTCACCTTCGGCGCCATGGCCGAGGCCATGGCCGCTCATCTGCTGGACAGCGCGGCGAAACTGAAGGACGGGCGCCTCGCCCCGCCGCCGCCGGTATGGCAGGAGTTGCGGACCACGCAGGCGGCGGGCATGGCCGCCGGCACCGGCGACGAAGATGATGAGTCGCCCTGGGTCCTGCGGCGCCGCCTGCAACGCAGCGAGCAGCATCTGCGCACGGTCCAGAACGAGCTGACCAGCATGCAGAACAGCCCCTTCTGGCGCCTGCGCACGGTCACGCTGGGCATCCTGGTGAGGCTCGGCGTGAACTGGCGGCGCTGA
- a CDS encoding glycosyltransferase family 4 protein: protein MRVLFDDHIFSIQRHGGVSRCFAEVVAELRARPGVQVVLPFRQVINSHLMDQPGLDVRGFLGAGHFPGKRSLLRAHNRRLVRRALGHGAFDVFHQTFYDAGLIDLLHGRPMVVTVHDMAPELMPEIFPKPEEIHPGKRALCAAAAAIVAVSAHTKADLVRLYGIDPARVEVVHHGLSRDAVWAPGRRAGIALPDRYLLIVGRRDGYKNFAGVARRLAALLARRADLHLVCVGGGHLQDEERQPFLEAGCATRLHQRTLPAGDLAYAYAHAAAFVFPSLYEGFGLPILESFANGCPAVLSDRSCFPEIAGDAAVYFDPATPESLTQVLERVLDDGALRHRLIADGRRRVRDFTWTAAADRLLALYRRLPARH from the coding sequence ATGCGCGTTCTCTTCGACGACCACATCTTCTCCATCCAGCGCCACGGCGGGGTGTCCCGCTGCTTCGCCGAGGTCGTCGCGGAACTGCGCGCCCGACCCGGCGTGCAGGTGGTCCTGCCGTTCCGGCAGGTCATCAACAGCCACCTGATGGATCAGCCGGGCCTGGACGTCCGGGGCTTCCTGGGCGCCGGACATTTCCCCGGCAAGCGCAGCCTGCTGCGCGCCCACAACCGCAGGCTCGTCCGCCGGGCGCTCGGCCACGGGGCCTTCGACGTCTTCCACCAGACCTTCTACGACGCCGGTCTGATCGATCTCCTGCACGGGCGGCCCATGGTGGTGACGGTGCACGACATGGCACCGGAACTGATGCCGGAGATATTCCCGAAGCCGGAGGAGATCCATCCCGGCAAGCGGGCGCTCTGCGCCGCCGCCGCTGCCATCGTCGCGGTGTCGGCCCACACCAAGGCCGATCTGGTCCGGCTCTACGGAATCGACCCGGCGCGGGTGGAGGTGGTTCACCACGGCCTGTCGCGGGACGCCGTGTGGGCGCCGGGGCGCCGTGCGGGGATTGCGCTGCCGGACCGCTATCTGCTGATCGTGGGGCGCCGCGACGGCTACAAGAACTTCGCGGGCGTGGCGCGGCGCCTGGCTGCCCTGCTGGCGCGCCGGGCCGACCTGCATCTGGTCTGCGTCGGCGGGGGCCATCTCCAGGATGAGGAGCGCCAGCCCTTCCTGGAGGCCGGCTGCGCCACCCGCCTGCACCAGCGCACGTTGCCGGCCGGCGACCTTGCCTACGCCTACGCGCACGCCGCCGCCTTCGTCTTCCCGTCGCTGTACGAAGGGTTCGGGCTGCCGATCCTGGAAAGCTTCGCCAACGGCTGCCCGGCAGTGCTGAGCGACCGGAGCTGCTTCCCCGAAATCGCCGGCGATGCCGCCGTCTATTTCGACCCCGCCACTCCCGAAAGCCTGACCCAGGTTCTGGAGCGGGTGCTCGACGACGGCGCCTTGCGCCACCGGTTGATCGCCGACGGCCGACGCCGCGTCCGCGACTTCACCTGGACGGCGGCCGCCGACCGGCTGCTGGCCCTCTACCGCCGCCTGCCTGCCCGCCACTGA
- a CDS encoding glycosyltransferase family 2 protein translates to MEEPLVSVVIPAFNRAHTLRRAIESVRMQDVSSWELLVVDDGSTDGSVDIPESFGDERIRLIRHAVNRGAAAARNTGVAAARGCYIAFLDSDDEWLPGKLRAQIDALESGPDAPQALCTGFLLHREETGRRTKRWPKPEGTWFETLLDGCYVSPGSTLMVRRDCFAAVGPLDETLPRLEDWDWLLRCMERFAFDCLPVLGAVVHVGRPARSAPVAVAIDRLDAQHADRVLRVAGPEGLRRFRASLAIEQAVAAVHEDAHAMALSHIGRAFSWSPTRTARFLARCAVRAF, encoded by the coding sequence ATGGAAGAGCCACTGGTCAGCGTCGTCATACCGGCTTTCAATCGGGCTCATACGCTGCGCCGTGCCATCGAGAGCGTGCGGATGCAGGACGTTTCCTCCTGGGAACTGCTGGTCGTGGACGACGGTTCCACCGACGGCAGCGTGGACATTCCCGAGTCCTTCGGCGACGAGCGAATTCGCCTGATCCGGCACGCGGTCAACCGCGGGGCTGCCGCGGCCCGCAACACGGGGGTGGCGGCGGCGCGCGGCTGCTACATCGCCTTCCTCGATTCCGATGACGAATGGCTGCCGGGCAAGCTTCGTGCCCAGATCGACGCCCTGGAAAGCGGACCGGACGCGCCGCAGGCCCTGTGCACCGGCTTCCTGCTGCACCGGGAGGAAACCGGACGCCGCACGAAGCGGTGGCCGAAGCCCGAGGGGACATGGTTCGAGACCCTTCTGGACGGCTGCTACGTCTCGCCCGGCTCCACCCTGATGGTGCGGCGCGACTGCTTCGCCGCTGTGGGGCCGCTCGACGAGACATTGCCCCGGCTTGAGGACTGGGACTGGCTTCTGCGCTGCATGGAACGCTTCGCCTTCGATTGCCTGCCGGTCCTGGGGGCGGTGGTGCATGTGGGACGCCCCGCGCGCTCGGCGCCGGTTGCCGTCGCCATCGACCGCCTCGACGCGCAGCACGCCGACCGCGTGCTGCGCGTCGCCGGTCCGGAGGGGCTGCGGCGCTTCCGCGCCAGCCTCGCCATCGAACAGGCGGTCGCCGCGGTGCATGAGGACGCCCACGCGATGGCGCTCAGCCACATCGGCCGCGCCTTCTCCTGGTCCCCGACGCGCACCGCGCGCTTCCTGGCCCGCTGCGCCGTCCGGGCTTTCTGA